From a single Pyxidicoccus xibeiensis genomic region:
- a CDS encoding AHH domain-containing protein, translating to MALRWATVLLAVGLLGTGCAASRTVRLDTGEGRPLVYTPRTDEAPVVLDEDSFEEAVQELARTAPLSSHPREAALQLFPVGAPRAGVQMRGSLGLVSVEDPQRGRLLVAEERGAGTALEHEYGRWCQRQSLRRDCLHLLDEGVTLDEEGKHTLAFRLALESVWDETAEALEGMTDRDAVMTMLATTGAVYLGLWLVPEPLLSKGIAATLTVTLIAYLGWDTVWSLVQGWKVLTREVETANTFEQIEDAGAKYGKVMGRNAARVFVMLSMAALGGTAQTLASRIPTLPGSGQASLVGAEQGGFRLAAAGQVTSVAVAPGGVITIALDPEAVAETARGTPAVASEPVATAAHEHHIATNKWWDSFNLGGPWSPRFQKLFDRAGMSLDDAANRVRVPGHKGPHPQKYHEEIYERLEDSMEGCRSIQRCREVLVGELQVLAREITTAGSRLNALVTRQ from the coding sequence ATGGCACTGCGCTGGGCGACCGTTTTGCTGGCGGTGGGGCTGTTGGGGACGGGCTGTGCGGCCTCCCGGACGGTACGTTTGGACACGGGCGAGGGGCGGCCCCTCGTCTACACCCCACGCACGGATGAGGCACCCGTGGTGCTGGACGAGGACTCTTTCGAGGAGGCCGTCCAGGAGCTGGCTCGCACCGCGCCCCTTTCTTCGCATCCACGGGAAGCGGCGCTGCAGCTGTTCCCCGTAGGGGCTCCCCGTGCGGGTGTGCAGATGCGCGGGAGTCTGGGGCTCGTTTCCGTTGAGGACCCGCAGCGGGGCCGCCTTCTCGTCGCCGAAGAGCGCGGGGCGGGAACGGCGCTGGAGCATGAGTACGGGCGATGGTGCCAGCGTCAGTCGCTTCGACGCGACTGCCTGCATCTGCTGGACGAGGGCGTCACGCTGGATGAGGAGGGCAAGCACACGCTGGCCTTTCGGCTGGCCCTGGAGTCGGTCTGGGACGAGACGGCCGAGGCGCTGGAGGGGATGACTGACCGGGACGCGGTGATGACGATGCTGGCGACGACCGGGGCGGTGTATCTCGGCTTGTGGCTGGTGCCGGAGCCTCTGCTCTCGAAGGGAATCGCCGCGACGCTCACGGTGACGCTCATCGCGTACCTGGGATGGGACACGGTGTGGAGCCTGGTGCAGGGCTGGAAGGTGCTGACGCGGGAGGTGGAGACGGCGAACACCTTCGAGCAGATAGAGGACGCGGGAGCAAAGTACGGGAAGGTGATGGGAAGGAACGCCGCGCGAGTGTTCGTCATGCTCTCGATGGCGGCGCTGGGCGGCACGGCGCAGACGCTGGCCTCGCGGATTCCGACACTCCCTGGCTCCGGGCAGGCCTCGCTCGTGGGGGCGGAGCAGGGGGGCTTCCGGCTGGCGGCGGCGGGACAGGTGACCTCCGTGGCGGTGGCACCGGGAGGCGTCATCACCATCGCCCTGGACCCGGAGGCTGTCGCGGAGACGGCGCGCGGCACGCCCGCAGTTGCGTCCGAGCCGGTGGCGACCGCCGCTCACGAGCACCACATCGCCACGAACAAGTGGTGGGACTCCTTCAACCTGGGTGGGCCGTGGTCGCCCAGGTTCCAGAAGCTCTTCGACCGGGCGGGCATGTCACTGGATGATGCAGCGAACAGAGTTCGCGTTCCTGGTCACAAGGGCCCTCACCCGCAGAAATACCATGAAGAGATCTACGAGCGACTCGAGGATTCCATGGAGGGCTGCCGGAGTATCCAACGATGCAGAGAGGTGCTCGTTGGAGAACTTCAGGTCCTGGCGAGGGAGATCACCACAGCTGGTTCCCGGCTCAATGCTCTGGTCACTCGGCAATGA
- the chrA gene encoding chromate efflux transporter: protein MSSHDTTPSAESNSTEAPEPRPPHESYGKLFLRFLHFGALAWGGPVAQIAMLKAELVERERWVSPARFNRVLAVYQVLPGPEAHELCVYFGMLARGRLGGLLAGLGFMLPGFVLMLALSWAYLRYGLASPNLVAVFGAVQAAVGALIVRAVVRIGGHALANRWLWGVAAGAALAQVAGVHFAFTLVAAGVVYLLARQGGRVPALILAGSCAVVLGVLLVRQGLSSEAAAPLVGGTEAAVATQGRPSLLMLAWSGLRSGLLTFGGAYTVIPFLQRDAVVLGGWMTNAQFLDGLALSGILPAPLIIFSTFVGYLGGGLAGALALTAAIFAPAFAFTLLGHDFFERVLHQPRVRLFLDGVTAGVVGLIAATAVGLLRTSLTGPVTLGVFALALAALFRWHAKLLIPLVIAGAALAGLLFQAR, encoded by the coding sequence ATGAGCTCCCACGACACAACCCCTTCGGCGGAGTCAAACTCCACAGAAGCGCCGGAGCCCCGGCCGCCACACGAGTCCTACGGAAAGCTGTTCCTGCGCTTCCTGCACTTCGGCGCGCTCGCGTGGGGCGGGCCCGTCGCGCAGATTGCCATGCTCAAGGCGGAGCTGGTGGAGCGCGAGCGCTGGGTATCGCCTGCCCGGTTCAACCGCGTCCTCGCCGTCTACCAGGTGCTGCCCGGTCCCGAGGCCCACGAGCTGTGCGTCTACTTCGGCATGCTGGCCCGAGGGCGGCTGGGGGGCCTGCTCGCGGGGCTGGGCTTCATGCTGCCCGGCTTCGTCCTGATGCTGGCGCTCTCCTGGGCTTATCTGCGCTACGGCCTGGCCTCCCCGAACCTCGTGGCGGTCTTCGGGGCCGTACAGGCGGCGGTGGGCGCGCTCATCGTCCGGGCGGTGGTGCGCATTGGCGGGCACGCGCTGGCGAACAGGTGGCTGTGGGGCGTGGCCGCAGGGGCCGCACTCGCGCAGGTCGCAGGCGTCCACTTCGCGTTCACCCTGGTGGCCGCGGGGGTGGTCTACCTGCTGGCCCGGCAAGGCGGGAGGGTTCCCGCGCTCATCCTGGCGGGGAGCTGCGCGGTGGTCCTTGGAGTCCTGCTTGTCCGGCAGGGCCTGTCCTCCGAGGCCGCCGCCCCGCTGGTGGGCGGGACGGAAGCCGCCGTGGCCACGCAGGGCCGCCCCTCGCTGCTCATGCTGGCGTGGAGCGGGCTGCGCAGTGGCCTGCTCACCTTCGGTGGGGCATACACCGTCATCCCGTTCCTCCAGCGCGACGCGGTGGTGCTCGGCGGGTGGATGACGAACGCGCAGTTCCTGGATGGCCTGGCGCTGTCGGGCATCCTGCCCGCGCCGCTCATCATCTTCTCCACCTTCGTGGGCTACCTCGGCGGCGGACTCGCGGGGGCGCTGGCGCTGACGGCGGCCATCTTCGCTCCGGCCTTCGCCTTCACGCTGCTGGGGCATGACTTCTTCGAGCGCGTGCTCCACCAGCCTCGAGTCCGGCTCTTCCTGGACGGTGTCACCGCGGGCGTCGTGGGCCTCATCGCGGCGACCGCCGTGGGGCTGCTGCGCACCTCGCTCACCGGGCCCGTCACCCTCGGAGTCTTCGCGCTGGCGCTCGCGGCGCTGTTCCGCTGGCACGCGAAGCTCCTGATTCCGCTGGTCATCGCCGGGGCCGCGCTCGCGGGGCTGCTCTTCCAGGCGCGGTGA
- a CDS encoding chemotaxis protein: MSPVLHPWRRVPAVVLAALLCACATLDAPRSELAERVGRSDLDVSALRVRVRDLARRFSGLLEATADDLAERSASPEVRRQMLTFKANAVPAMQGALFQPDPVAALVDAWALLAQLQDVLSQRAEGASPELVAEARRSLDDMESQVEALWREVSGRDDVSPARARVHAWAAEHPLTGPLVTRESTAPLLASVTEASGGGLLKQAAGLLEDTRDITARVDLYAASLPRQARWQAELVATDALSAPALQTATAELARTVDILDRVGSVAANTPALVARERVAVLEALSQERQAVLAGVGRERVAVLEALHAERVGTLEQLDGLAVGWVDHAFDRAGRLVDRVFLWLLALVGLGLLGAGVVGVLVVRAWRRA, encoded by the coding sequence ATGTCTCCGGTCCTTCACCCCTGGCGCCGGGTGCCCGCGGTGGTGCTCGCGGCGCTCCTCTGCGCGTGCGCGACGCTGGATGCGCCCCGCTCGGAGCTGGCCGAGCGCGTGGGGCGCTCGGACCTGGACGTGAGCGCGCTGCGCGTGCGGGTGCGTGACCTGGCGCGGCGCTTCTCCGGCCTGCTGGAGGCGACGGCGGATGACCTCGCCGAGCGCTCGGCTTCACCCGAGGTGCGGCGGCAGATGCTCACGTTCAAGGCCAACGCGGTGCCCGCCATGCAGGGCGCGCTCTTCCAGCCGGACCCGGTGGCCGCCCTGGTGGACGCCTGGGCGCTGCTGGCCCAGCTCCAGGACGTGCTGTCCCAGCGGGCGGAGGGCGCCTCTCCGGAGCTGGTGGCCGAGGCCCGGCGCTCGCTGGACGACATGGAGTCACAGGTGGAGGCGCTGTGGCGCGAGGTCTCGGGACGGGACGACGTGTCGCCCGCGAGGGCGCGGGTCCATGCCTGGGCCGCCGAGCACCCGCTGACCGGGCCGCTCGTCACGCGCGAGTCCACCGCGCCCCTGCTGGCCTCCGTGACGGAGGCCTCGGGCGGAGGGCTGCTGAAGCAGGCGGCCGGGTTGCTGGAGGACACGCGCGACATCACCGCGCGGGTGGACCTCTACGCGGCCAGCCTTCCGCGCCAGGCCCGCTGGCAGGCGGAGCTCGTGGCCACGGACGCCCTGAGCGCGCCCGCCCTCCAGACCGCCACGGCCGAGCTGGCGCGCACGGTGGACATCCTCGACCGGGTGGGGAGCGTGGCCGCGAACACGCCCGCGCTGGTGGCCCGCGAGCGCGTGGCGGTGCTGGAGGCGCTGAGCCAGGAGCGGCAGGCCGTCCTGGCGGGGGTGGGACGCGAGCGCGTGGCGGTGCTGGAGGCCTTGCACGCCGAGCGCGTGGGGACGCTGGAGCAGCTCGACGGGCTGGCCGTGGGCTGGGTGGATCATGCCTTCGACCGGGCCGGGCGCCTGGTGGACCGCGTCTTCCTGTGGCTGCTGGCGCTCGTGGGCCTGGGGCTGCTGGGGGCAGGCGTCGTCGGGGTGCTGGTGGTGCGCGCCTGGCGGCGCGCGTGA
- a CDS encoding arylsulfatase, which yields MAKTKQAGNGHGGQGGNGHGPGGNGHGRSGPGRKPNILVIWGDDIGLWNVSAYNQGMMGYRTPNIDRIAREGALLTDCYGQQSCTAGRAAFITGMNPLRTGMTTIGMPGADYGLQDSDPTLAELLKPLGYTCGQFGKNHLGDSNRFLPTAHGFDEFHGNLYHLNAENEPECPDYPKDPAFKAKFGPRGVLHTWATDRDDPTEDSRWGRVGRQRIEDTGPLTTKRMETVDEEFLQSSLAFMERSVADDKPFFIWHNSTRTHVWTFLQEKYRNKTGKGLYADAMTELDDHVGALLAKLEELGIADNTIVIFSTDNGVEKMGWPDGGNSPFRGEKGSTWEGGVRVPCVVRWPGVIPPGTVINDIFAHEDWMPTLVAAAGGPEDLVERCKQGHTVGSKTFKVHLDGYDQRGLLAGTEPGRRHEFVYVLDSGNLAAIRYDDWKIVFSYQDGEGPDMWFSGKRFNPVWPYVFNLRSDPFEYATHSGQYVRWYGERMFLFVPAQALVKRFAESLLEYPPSQAPGSLSIGPLKERVKEKMRERQGDGKPTVGDQIMSLANEVEQFVHRALQAHS from the coding sequence ATGGCGAAGACGAAGCAGGCAGGTAATGGACACGGTGGACAGGGGGGCAATGGCCATGGGCCCGGCGGCAACGGCCATGGCAGGAGCGGGCCTGGGCGCAAGCCAAACATCCTGGTCATCTGGGGGGATGACATCGGCCTCTGGAATGTCAGCGCCTACAACCAGGGAATGATGGGCTACCGCACGCCCAACATCGACCGCATCGCCCGCGAGGGAGCGCTGCTGACGGACTGCTACGGGCAGCAGAGCTGCACCGCGGGCCGCGCGGCCTTCATCACCGGCATGAACCCGCTGCGCACCGGCATGACGACCATCGGCATGCCGGGGGCGGACTACGGCCTCCAGGACTCGGACCCCACGCTCGCGGAGCTGCTCAAGCCGCTGGGGTACACGTGCGGACAGTTCGGCAAGAACCACCTGGGCGACTCGAACCGGTTCCTGCCCACCGCCCACGGCTTCGACGAGTTCCACGGCAACCTGTACCACCTGAACGCCGAGAACGAGCCCGAGTGCCCCGACTACCCGAAGGACCCGGCCTTCAAGGCGAAGTTCGGGCCCCGGGGCGTGCTCCACACCTGGGCCACCGACCGCGACGACCCGACCGAGGATTCGCGCTGGGGCCGCGTGGGCCGGCAGCGCATCGAGGACACCGGCCCCTTGACGACCAAGCGCATGGAGACCGTGGACGAGGAGTTCCTCCAGTCCTCGCTGGCCTTCATGGAGCGCTCGGTGGCGGACGACAAGCCCTTCTTCATCTGGCACAACTCCACGCGCACCCACGTCTGGACGTTCCTGCAGGAGAAGTACCGCAACAAGACGGGCAAGGGCCTGTACGCGGACGCCATGACGGAGCTGGATGACCACGTGGGCGCGCTGCTGGCCAAGCTCGAAGAGCTGGGCATCGCCGACAACACCATCGTCATCTTCTCCACGGACAACGGCGTGGAGAAGATGGGCTGGCCGGACGGCGGCAACTCGCCGTTCCGGGGCGAGAAGGGCTCCACCTGGGAAGGAGGCGTGCGCGTGCCCTGCGTCGTGCGGTGGCCGGGCGTCATCCCGCCGGGCACTGTCATCAACGACATCTTCGCCCACGAGGACTGGATGCCCACGCTCGTGGCCGCGGCGGGCGGCCCGGAGGACCTCGTCGAGCGGTGCAAGCAGGGCCACACCGTGGGGAGCAAGACGTTCAAGGTCCACCTGGATGGCTATGACCAGCGCGGGCTGCTGGCGGGCACGGAGCCGGGCCGCCGGCATGAGTTCGTCTACGTGCTCGACAGCGGCAACCTCGCCGCCATCCGGTACGACGACTGGAAGATCGTCTTCAGCTACCAGGACGGCGAGGGCCCTGACATGTGGTTCAGCGGCAAGCGCTTCAACCCCGTCTGGCCCTACGTCTTCAACCTGCGCTCGGACCCCTTCGAGTACGCGACGCATTCCGGGCAGTACGTGCGCTGGTACGGCGAGCGGATGTTCCTCTTCGTCCCGGCCCAGGCGCTGGTGAAGCGCTTCGCCGAGAGCCTCCTGGAATACCCGCCGAGCCAGGCCCCGGGCAGCCTCTCCATCGGCCCCCTCAAGGAGCGGGTGAAGGAGAAGATGCGAGAGCGACAGGGTGACGGCAAGCCCACGGTGGGCGACCAGATCATGAGCCTGGCCAACGAGGTGGAGCAGTTCGTCCACCGCGCCCTCCAGGCACACTCCTGA
- a CDS encoding imm11 family protein: MTMRYFKLSDDMCLQGRWLLGDPTDSQGQEVDDPWQFKAGCPVQVDARLKIPIDHPGNPLDYSVAGVGNAPIVHKRVAGIFAELAPDDVQLLPVEVDGQSEPYCILVATRLIRCIDDNASEEVRYWKPEDGRPEKVGKYRGVSGMRIDPMKVGGARVFRTWGWTIALIVSQDIKEALERAHVSGAKFEEVTGPSAISPEERERNRKLLALRDETDAARQAFWRTLGTLDEDVIIPIVVGGGWPARRQVWRVIHRPEGRTLLVTDGLSDFFVDRVEPSVGFGLELALETNEPLGDVEKSWPLLLLERVGNEIAEHESVREKVKAGFLSMEVAGQGMPEPLLTKEGRVGVLLGMESSTLPGRFTMPAGEVLLVTVKVLMPVELAYLMEHGKRGRDELVRRFAQEGPAHLSRAWRQPVV; the protein is encoded by the coding sequence ATGACGATGCGGTACTTCAAGCTCTCCGATGACATGTGTCTCCAGGGACGTTGGCTGCTGGGAGACCCTACGGACTCGCAGGGCCAGGAGGTGGACGACCCCTGGCAGTTCAAGGCGGGATGCCCCGTCCAGGTTGACGCGCGATTGAAGATTCCCATCGATCATCCCGGAAACCCTCTCGATTATTCCGTGGCGGGTGTTGGGAACGCTCCCATCGTTCACAAGAGGGTTGCAGGCATCTTCGCGGAGCTGGCTCCTGACGACGTGCAACTCCTTCCGGTTGAAGTCGACGGGCAGTCCGAGCCGTACTGCATTCTCGTCGCCACACGGCTCATCCGGTGCATCGACGACAACGCCTCGGAGGAGGTGCGGTACTGGAAGCCGGAGGATGGGCGCCCGGAGAAGGTCGGGAAATACCGCGGTGTGTCGGGCATGCGAATCGACCCGATGAAGGTGGGCGGCGCCAGGGTGTTCCGGACCTGGGGATGGACCATCGCACTCATCGTGTCCCAGGACATCAAAGAGGCGCTGGAGCGCGCACACGTGTCAGGTGCGAAGTTCGAGGAGGTCACCGGCCCGAGTGCCATCAGCCCAGAGGAGCGCGAACGCAACCGGAAGCTCCTGGCGCTTCGCGATGAGACGGACGCGGCCCGCCAAGCCTTCTGGCGCACCCTGGGGACGCTGGACGAAGACGTCATCATCCCCATCGTCGTCGGTGGCGGCTGGCCGGCCCGGCGCCAGGTCTGGCGCGTCATCCACCGCCCGGAGGGGCGCACCCTGCTGGTGACGGATGGGCTCTCGGACTTCTTCGTAGACCGCGTGGAGCCGTCCGTGGGCTTCGGTCTGGAGCTGGCCCTGGAGACGAACGAACCTCTCGGTGACGTCGAGAAGAGCTGGCCCCTGCTGCTCCTGGAGCGGGTGGGGAATGAGATCGCGGAACACGAGAGCGTGCGTGAGAAGGTGAAAGCGGGCTTCCTTTCCATGGAGGTTGCTGGCCAGGGCATGCCCGAGCCGCTGCTGACGAAGGAGGGCAGGGTGGGAGTGCTGCTGGGCATGGAGTCGAGCACGCTGCCAGGCCGCTTCACCATGCCGGCCGGAGAAGTGCTGCTGGTCACCGTCAAGGTGCTGATGCCCGTGGAGCTGGCGTACCTGATGGAGCACGGGAAGCGCGGCCGGGACGAGCTGGTTCGGCGCTTTGCCCAGGAAGGCCCTGCGCACCTGTCCCGAGCCTGGCGCCAGCCTGTGGTGTGA
- a CDS encoding DUF4136 domain-containing protein, whose amino-acid sequence MRSPSRVAPLVLGLLLTACAGIDVSTNYDPSSVQQLEGYRSYAWLPEPQGKDPRVYNDIIDANVRQAVDQELNGRGYQKVDPGASPDFLIGWQGAIDSHLDSETVDSFYGYPADPFFGPVFATAPQTYVREYEEGTLILDIVDAKAKQLAWRGTAQAEVGDNPSASSTRERIGEAVEQMLSRFPPKPGQ is encoded by the coding sequence ATGCGGTCGCCATCCCGTGTCGCCCCCCTCGTGCTGGGCCTGCTGCTCACCGCCTGCGCGGGCATCGACGTCAGCACCAACTACGACCCCAGTTCCGTGCAGCAGCTCGAGGGCTACCGCAGCTACGCCTGGCTGCCGGAGCCGCAGGGCAAGGACCCGCGCGTCTACAACGACATCATCGACGCCAACGTCCGGCAGGCGGTGGACCAGGAGCTGAACGGACGGGGCTACCAGAAGGTGGACCCGGGCGCTTCCCCGGACTTCCTCATCGGGTGGCAGGGCGCCATCGACTCGCACCTGGACTCGGAGACGGTGGACTCCTTCTACGGTTACCCGGCGGACCCCTTCTTCGGGCCGGTGTTCGCCACCGCGCCACAGACCTACGTGCGTGAGTATGAGGAGGGCACCCTCATCCTCGACATCGTGGACGCGAAGGCGAAGCAGCTCGCCTGGCGCGGCACGGCCCAGGCGGAGGTGGGCGACAACCCGTCCGCGTCGAGCACGCGGGAGCGCATCGGCGAGGCCGTGGAGCAGATGCTGTCGCGCTTTCCTCCCAAGCCCGGGCAGTGA
- a CDS encoding superoxide dismutase, whose protein sequence is MPAPRDAPGPGKHAVAPLPFNPTKLKGLSEKLLRSHHENNYGGAVKNLNKVEEELARVTKDTPGFLVGGLKERELTYTNSMILHEAYFGNLGGDGKAGGAIQKLLAAAHGDFGRWEEHFRATGASLGGGSGWVILTYNFHSGQPQTYWSGNHTQALANGLPLLVMDMYEHAYQMDYGAASARYIDAFFQNVSWDVVNARLERAQKAAAALRG, encoded by the coding sequence ATGCCTGCGCCTCGAGACGCTCCAGGCCCTGGCAAGCACGCGGTGGCGCCTCTGCCCTTCAATCCGACGAAGCTCAAGGGGCTCTCGGAGAAGCTCCTCCGCAGCCACCACGAGAACAACTACGGCGGGGCGGTGAAGAACCTCAACAAGGTAGAGGAAGAACTGGCGCGGGTGACGAAGGATACGCCGGGCTTCCTCGTGGGCGGGCTGAAGGAGCGGGAGCTGACCTACACGAACTCGATGATCCTCCACGAGGCGTACTTCGGGAACCTCGGCGGGGACGGCAAGGCGGGCGGCGCCATCCAGAAGCTGCTCGCGGCGGCGCACGGGGACTTCGGCCGCTGGGAGGAGCACTTCCGCGCCACGGGGGCCAGCCTGGGCGGTGGCAGTGGCTGGGTCATCCTCACGTACAACTTCCACTCCGGGCAGCCGCAGACCTACTGGAGCGGCAACCACACCCAGGCCCTGGCCAACGGGCTCCCACTGCTCGTCATGGACATGTACGAGCACGCCTACCAGATGGACTACGGCGCGGCCTCCGCCCGCTACATCGACGCCTTCTTCCAGAACGTGAGCTGGGACGTGGTGAACGCCCGCCTGGAGCGGGCCCAGAAGGCCGCGGCGGCGCTTCGAGGATGA
- a CDS encoding DMT family transporter, with product MLGLSAAALFGVSAPVAKLLLPSSTPLVLASLLYLGGGLGLTCLEALRRLRPSGVPGSEARLGRNDVPLLLGVIVCGGVLGPVLMLVGLQRLSGVAASLLLNLEGPFTIVLALLVFGEHLGRAGALAAGFVMAGAVVLGFQEGELQGDVLGVLALAGACLAWAVDNNLTQRLSLKDPIALVRTKALGAGTCTLILAWLTGQPFPSGTVLGAALVLGFASYGLSIVLDAYALRLLGAAREAAYFATAPFVGALVAVPLLGERLRPLDLLAGALMAAGVVLLLRERHGHAHTHVALEHEHLHAHDAHHQHAHPPGVDASEPHSHPHRHEPVTHDHPHVSDLHHRHRH from the coding sequence ATGCTGGGACTGTCCGCGGCGGCCCTCTTCGGGGTCAGCGCGCCGGTGGCGAAGCTGCTGCTGCCCTCCAGCACGCCGCTGGTGCTGGCCTCGCTCCTCTACCTGGGAGGCGGGCTGGGGCTGACCTGCCTCGAGGCGCTGCGGCGGCTGCGCCCATCCGGTGTCCCAGGAAGCGAGGCACGCCTCGGGCGCAACGACGTCCCCCTGCTGCTCGGGGTCATCGTCTGCGGCGGAGTCCTGGGGCCGGTGCTGATGCTGGTGGGCCTGCAACGGCTCTCGGGAGTCGCGGCCTCGCTGCTGCTCAACCTGGAGGGCCCCTTCACCATCGTCCTGGCGCTGCTCGTGTTCGGAGAGCACCTGGGCCGTGCCGGCGCGCTCGCCGCTGGCTTCGTCATGGCGGGTGCTGTGGTGCTGGGCTTCCAGGAGGGTGAACTGCAAGGCGATGTGCTGGGCGTGCTGGCGCTGGCCGGTGCATGCCTGGCCTGGGCCGTGGACAACAACCTGACGCAGCGGCTGTCCCTCAAGGACCCCATCGCGCTCGTGCGCACCAAGGCGCTCGGCGCGGGCACGTGCACGCTCATCCTCGCCTGGCTCACCGGGCAGCCCTTCCCTTCCGGGACGGTGCTGGGGGCGGCCCTGGTGCTCGGCTTCGCCAGCTACGGGCTGTCCATCGTCCTGGATGCCTATGCCCTGCGCCTGCTGGGCGCGGCACGCGAGGCGGCATACTTCGCCACGGCGCCCTTCGTGGGGGCCCTGGTGGCGGTGCCCCTGCTCGGCGAGCGGCTGCGGCCTTTGGACCTGCTGGCGGGCGCATTGATGGCCGCGGGCGTCGTGCTGCTCCTGCGCGAGCGGCATGGCCACGCGCACACGCACGTGGCGCTGGAGCACGAGCACCTGCACGCCCATGACGCGCACCACCAGCACGCGCATCCCCCAGGCGTTGATGCCTCCGAGCCGCACAGCCACCCGCACCGGCACGAGCCCGTCACGCACGACCATCCGCACGTCTCGGACCTGCACCACCGTCATAGGCACTGA